The nucleotide sequence CGCTCTTCAAATAATTCATGTTCATCACCTAAACAGTCATATTTAAATAAATCACCAAACCAGTCATATTCCGAGAGATCTCCGAACCATTCATATTCAGAAAAGTCACCAAAACAGTCTGTATTTGAAAAATCACCAAAACATTCATTCTATGAAAATGTGCCAAAACAAAATTCACCAAAAACTTTAGTAACAAATAACGGTGATGATACAGAATTTCTTGACAAAGTGTCCAAATTTGAACTTATTTCGCATAATAGAACTTCACCGACAGTAAAATCTCCTATGCGAGTTATGCCACCTGATACTCCTTACCAAGGGTCACCAGTTAATACTATAAATAGGAGACATAATAGTTCATCAGGTGTTTCGTCTCATGCAGGTGAAAAAGTTTTCACTCGTGAAACTGTAACGACACGAGTGCCTGCTAGTTTCTTATGTGGGAAATCTACAACTGAGCATTCACCAAGTACAGGAAGTACATCTGAGCGTGTGCCAAGTACAGGAAGTACAAGTTCTAGCTCATTAACAAGTGTCAGTAGTGGAGCAACATTATCGTGGAATTCTGATTCTCCAAAATTAAATATATCCAGTGATAAAACTAATCATATATCTCCTGCTGGTAGTAAAGGTAGTTCACCAAATTCTAGATCTCCACTCAACAGTGTTGCCATTACTCCTAAACAAAAGGAGAAAAAACCTTTCAATTTTACTGAATCTGCAACATCAAGAGTGAGAAACGCAACTGATGCTGACCTCTTGGCGGAGAGCATTATAAATGGTGACTTCCTGGGAACGTGTGACATAGAAAGTAATAGGAATACTTTTGATGgtattgattttaattttgacgAATTAACTGCCAGTCAACAAGATTTAACAATGAAACATCGTGAAAATGTGGAAGAGAGGAAGAAGGAACAAGAGCAAgagaaaatagaaaaacaaagattGGAAGAAATTTTAAGCATGTGTGCtgattatgaaaaacaaatagagGATGAAAGAGTTGTACAAGAAAGTCCAAAACCTAAAACTACCGCCTTTTCAATGCAAAAGTTTTTAGAAAGAAATAACATATCATCTGAAGTGGAAAAACAAACATTGCCAAAGGACAGTCTAGCTTATGGGGTTGGACAGCAGTACTCTCATTCAACACCTAAACAAGGTCAAGAGTCCTTTACTGCCTCTTATCCAGTGTCTTCTCATGTTGGTCATCAGACATTTTCTAACACTTATTCTCCAACATATACATCATCTTCTTCTCAAATTAAATCTCCACACACTGTTAGTAATGTGTCTCCTTTGATGAATGGACCATACAATTCTTACACTAGTAATGCTGTAACTCCATCTAAAGGAACACCTCCTCCTGTGTCACCAAAACCTGTCATGACAAAAagttttgatacattttctaCTTCTGTTCATAATGATCTGATACAACAAAGTACCCCTGTGACGATGTCTAAACAATGGACTAATCAAGTACGGTCAAAGACACCAACAAATGTTGGGGATCAGGATAACTTTTCTGGTGCTGTTACCTCAAACTACAATGGAGGGCTTCCATTAGGAAATAGACAAATAAAGGAGAGCTCCTCAAAAAGGTTTTCACCTCCAGACTATGAAAATGATTTTGTTGATTCTGCAAAAtctgtttctttttcttcaaatgttGTAGCACCTTCATATGGCATGTCAACAATGGATAGTAGTCATGCTGCACAACAGCAGTTTAAGGGGAATAACTTGCCACTgactaagggaaataactctcaggAAAATTCAAATTCAGATTTACAAGAGatgtcaaataaaaaagaaatgtatgtCTCTGAGGATGCTAGTCCTAATCATTATACTGTATTGAGTGAGAATCAGTCACCACGATTTGATGAAAATTCATTCAAAATCTCACAGGTTCAGAGACCAAATCAGCTACCAAGTTTTCATGACTTCACAAAAGAAGTTCATTCTTTAGATAGAAAAGACAAATCTGAATATAGAGGatcaatgacaaaaataaaaaccaatggTTCATTAGCAATGCTGAATTCACCAAATAATCCTCATAAAGATGTCGCACATGGTTTCCAAATGAGACGATGTAGTTCAAATTCTTCAAACTCAGAAGAAGAATCGACAAGTGGAACTAATTCTGAAGATACTGGAACTATTAAACGCCGACCAGAATTAAATCGTAATAAAGATAACTCTCTAGGAGGCTCTCCATTACAAAGTCCACGTCTTTCACCCCGCATGGGCAGCAAAAGTCCTCAAGTTACACGTCGTCATTTTAAAGCAGATGACAAGTCTAATGAATTACTCAAGTCTCCTACAGAACAAACACAAAGTGTTCAAAACTCATTTGATTATTTTAATCCTGCAGTAAATGGAATGCCTTTTATTGATGAGTCATATGATAACCAGAGAAATAATGTGACCAATCAGAATCATGGAATTGCGTTCATTGATGAGTCATATGATAACCAGAGAAATAATGTGACCAATCAGAGTCATGGAATTGCTTTTATTGATGAGTCATATGATAACCAGAGAAATAATGTGACCAATCAGAGTCATGGAATTGCTTTTATTGATGAGTCATATGATAACCAGAGAAATAATGTGACCAATCAGAATCATGGAATATATGAAAATCTACAATGTAGGAATAATTCAGTTACGAATACCAGAATGGTAAATGGATATCAGTCCACAGAAAGTAATTCCGTTGAAATGGACCAATCATTTTCGAGATCCAGATTATCTGGAGGATCAACAGGAAGTAGAAAATCAGACGACAGGCTGACACCAGTAAATAATGAGGCTTTAATTTCCAAAAGTAGAGAACGTCTCAGATCAGATTCTAGTATGGTAAGACTAAAGTTACACATGTTTTGTTGAATCTTCCAAAGAAATGCAAAGTAGGTCTGATATGTTGGACAATGGCCTACCAAAAAGGTGATCCCAGTAGTCAAGGTCATAAAAAAACCTTCTCTTCAGCTCCCAAGAGATGTCAAATGTTTGGAAAGGCAAAGGAGTTGGTCctgtttcatatcaatatttttgttatcaatttcagtttcatctgacgaaagattttgaacacttttcaaacacttaagtgtctatttcaaatgattcaattagtttatgtgaaagattttaattgaTTTACTCACTACAAACGCTCCGATTCaatcttaaatttgaaaaatctatcaaatatgccccaaaaaaaatattttcagatggtttttgtcaaaaatgaaagaatGAATACAAATgctgccactttcatttaagactgaaaccgtctaaaatttaactaaatgctaaaattgtgaagatttcagtaatttagcttgactaaatgatactagtatctgatatatgtgcattgtatagtcaaaaacagctcatatttatgtagcagaacttgagaagcattctactttccaataaatacttaaaagtttacattttaacaattttgtaaaactgctatattttggggccaaaaagggatctTACGGGACCTACTCCTTTTCCTCTTAGCCTTATATTCAAATTGTTAATTCAGATGAATTTTTGATTGTATTTGTATAAAGTTTCTTGTAGTTATGAtgtcttttttttgtgttctCTGTTAACAAAATAAGGAGGGAAAGATAGAGTGTTCTCAGACATTAAATGGTTGATGACTCtgaaatcaatcaaatcaaattcaaACTTTCACCTTGGTTTCATGAAATGTTGTGATGTTGCAGCCAGATTGTGCAACTTGCTAAATAATGAAATCTTTTGAATATGTAAGTGAACATCCATAACCTTTTTACCCATTAAAAGATAATTCAAATGGCTTAACACAGGGTAAAGGATTGCAGAAGCTTCGAACACTTAACTTGTCTTAGTAGATAGTAATTTTTACTTACAGGTCTTCTGAAAAACAACATAACTTATCTGAAAATCATCTAGAAAGTGTTCTAAACATTTCCCATATCAAATATATTCAAACAACAGTAGGTTGTGAAGCTCATCATATGGTCCCACTCTTAAAAATAATTTAGTAAATGTGTAAGTCAATTAGccaattattaattattgtttgttCAGTTTAACTGTCTCTGTATTAGTACATAAAAGTCATAGACCTTTAAATATGCATCTTGAGGACAAGAATTTTGGATAATCAAACTAAGAGGAAGACATGTTTAATGTAAATAATACCACCTTTCCATTGATCAAATTTTAATTATACCCAATAAGGGATGGTAACATTATATGTTACATAATAACTCATGGTGGAAAAAAATGTCCTAATTGAATTTTAATTGATAAACAGCAGTAAAAGTAAACCACACATTTTGCAAGGGCAGATCGTGCCAAAAGGTTCCTAACCCAGGCAggataaaaaaagggggatgttccaactatatgtccccattcaaatgcattgatcgtcagaaaaaaaggggggttcaaagtTTCAAACCCTTGTAACTCTCCCcatggatctgccactgatttgTGGAGACCTTAAACAACTGGTCAGTATAGGTATTAGCCAATAGAAACActtattttaaagtattttaaagtCATTTCGTATTCATCAATATTATGTTAAACTTATATATTACAacaggtaaaaaaaatatgtcgaaAACCTGTACAAAAACAATATCATCACTCGTAAACAAAATTATGTCTGTTACTAAATGCATATGTCAATAGGTAGGTGCATGTTTTCTGATCTAAAGTTAATCACAGAATATCAAATTTAACTTCAAGTAAGTAAAACTAAATTTAAAGttcacttaaaatattttttaaaagtttatgaaATACTTGAGTATTGACTAATTTTAAGTAGTATGTTATAAGGGAAGTAACATCTTTCTTTCAAGTGTTAGGGTTTGCGTGATCGGgacaaaaaaagaataaaattgtagTTTTAAACTAGTTTACTTACTAACTGTCTTCTTTATAATGTGCAAtgtgtattttatgataatacatgtataaatttaaaataaaaaaaggagtGGTATAATTATTTATTCGTATGATATAATAACTGACTTCCGAAAAACTATGACATGCTTAACATCAAAGAAAAAAATCGTTGAATAGAGACACTAAGATAAGGGGAAGTCATTGTACTAAAACCTTGATCTTTAAGTTAAATAGTCAATGATTGTAATACACTGGGTCATCTACGTTTGACGGTTAAATTGTTTGAATTAGATATTTATGTTTTAAGTTGATCCGTCAACATATTTTTACCTGGGTTTACCTGTATAACATATTATCAAATTTTGGTTTATCTTTTAATGGCCGATTCTTTGAACTTAGCGTCTAATTCATAAATGAGTGGGATTTCCAAAAATGGTATGTATTTTAACTTTTAGAATTAATTTCCtcttaattatcatgattatagaaaGACGTTGACATCTTACTCTTATAGAATGATCATCACTGGGTAGATAATGGTGaaattcttgttttgtttttggttgtatgtttgtttttaatttataagtGACAAGTGTTATGATAAGaagaaaatattatttgtattaaGTGAACTTTAGGATTGGTTGTCTCTAGAAATTATAACTTTATCTACActtaataaagtatttgtctgAAATAGAGAACAACTTTACCCATTAATAGTAagttaaacataaatacaaattttttacataaaaacaaatttttctatatttatgaattgtaaaaaaacaaGTTGACAGCTCATTGATGATTGTTGAAGCATGATTGCATATAATTGTTTGCATCTagttcatttaaactttggtggatagttgtcttattggcaatcataccacatcttcttatttttatactaattGACTGCAAAAATCAAGGACAATTACTGTATTAAGTTTTGGATATCTACTGAATTTTGTCCACAAGTACTTagtagttttgtttttgttgtgaaaacAAGTTTTCTATAATTAATGATCTGCATAGTTCACTTTTTAAACTTCATACCAACTCTAAAATATTATAAAGCCTAAAAAAACCACTGAACAACTTATTTGCATAACATAGATATAACATCTGACGGACTGCCTCATTCTGAGCAAAGTATTatgataaaaatcaaacaaataaagaGTTGTTTactgcattatttttttctttctgaaagACGCCTATTTAGGGCTAACATGAACAAATCTCTGAGCATTTTTTTACTGCACCACCTACAACCTTATTCTTAACAAAGCATTATATGTGACAAATCAttcaaataaagatattttaacTATCTTATTTTTCTGAAAGACGCCCACTTAAGAACAAATTTTATTCACCAAATAGACAACATGAGTGTAGGTCTTATATAAAATGAAGAATCATAGTTTTAAGGAGTATTTATAACAAAGTAGCACTTTTAATCCTCACTGCATTCACAAAATACTTTCTATATGTATATGTTGAAAGTATCAGCATTTATTTTAAGACAAGATATTACAAACCAATAGACCAATTCAAATTCCTTTTTATTAATAAGTTAAGCCAATTACGCCAGTTAAGCCAGTCGACCCCAGGTCATTGGCATTATTAAGCAATCGACTCTTACAGTGACGTAATAACATAAGCATTTTGACATCAGAAATATACTGGAAAATATACAATGTGAAAGTTGTCTATAATCTCTAAACCTTTTGAAAATTTaccatgaggtcaaggtcattcatcatgttcattacaATACATAGTACTGTTTGTCATTGGGTTATTTTTCTATCTACCCCTTTCATAGGTTT is from Mytilus galloprovincialis chromosome 6, xbMytGall1.hap1.1, whole genome shotgun sequence and encodes:
- the LOC143078681 gene encoding uncharacterized protein LOC143078681 isoform X3, giving the protein MMSLGNLPRYYNGFPNCRQEDVRLSDPDSTVKVHADKPHLVSLGSGRLSTAVTIIPLHNGRTDIGTVDAEVLPDLIIQGTGVEDDHCYIDNIHGVVTFTPLAKLCFIDQHLVCEPTRLTQGCMLCLGRSNYFRFNHPQEAKKIKEALPNCRISCAPIDFLQELDVNPEYMQVISDAAANVQKRSSSGSDKQKYLDRSSNNSCSSPKQSYLNKSPNQSYSERSPNHSYSEKSPKQSVFEKSPKHSFYENVPKQNSPKTLVTNNGDDTEFLDKVSKFELISHNRTSPTVKSPMRVMPPDTPYQGSPVNTINRRHNSSSGVSSHAGEKVFTRETVTTRVPASFLCGKSTTEHSPSTGSTSERVPSTGSTSSSSLTSVSSGATLSWNSDSPKLNISSDKTNHISPAGSKGSSPNSRSPLNSVAITPKQKEKKPFNFTESATSRVRNATDADLLAESIINGDFLGTCDIESNRNTFDGIDFNFDELTASQQDLTMKHRENVEERKKEQEQEKIEKQRLEEILSMCADYEKQIEDERVVQESPKPKTTAFSMQKFLERNNISSEVEKQTLPKDSLAYGVGQQYSHSTPKQGQESFTASYPVSSHVGHQTFSNTYSPTYTSSSSQIKSPHTVSNVSPLMNGPYNSYTSNAVTPSKGTPPPVSPKPVMTKSFDTFSTSVHNDLIQQSTPVTMSKQWTNQVRSKTPTNVGDQDNFSGAVTSNYNGGLPLGNRQIKESSSKRFSPPDYENDFVDSAKSVSFSSNVVAPSYGMSTMDSSHAAQQQFKGNNLPLTKGNNSQENSNSDLQEMSNKKEMYVSEDASPNHYTVLSENQSPRFDENSFKISQVQRPNQLPSFHDFTKEVHSLDRKDKSEYRGSMTKIKTNGSLAMLNSPNNPHKDVAHGFQMRRCSSNSSNSEEESTSGTNSEDTGTIKRRPELNRNKDNSLGGSPLQSPRLSPRMGSKSPQVTRRHFKADDKSNELLKSPTEQTQSVQNSFDYFNPAVNGMPFIDESYDNQRNNVTNQNHGIAFIDESYDNQRNNVTNQSHGIAFIDESYDNQRNNVTNQSHGIAFIDESYDNQRNNVTNQNHGIYENLQCRNNSVTNTRMVNGYQSTESNSVEMDQSFSRSRLSGGSTGSRKSDDRLTPVNNEALISKSRERLRSDSSMESSTSQQLDKLKQTKAELIKNIASLKQQIVEIETQENEAIRELEMERALLEGEHNTEMEELQQEQDRINALKLQQAELIERSAKEREKEIEIMDKKQEELFDLEKKHFETEQMLSSCHDREKEKIKEQFDREQESIEQKHKDFDDLEFKQLESEARYEEEKEKLQKKLMTDQNKLLERYKTRENRLQQIDSQQHDMLSSVRKDIENLEQSRLVLVEQLKKENTKLSELKKTIKTQTKTAEDILSDEEKHDSFSDINQNSSQKSSHSSSTTTVTNWLISPTNSAKGERKKSATMLEIEKNHSLFLEQQGNTLIEQEKKRLVELKRRAADEGRAQWEERKLREANCKSFNSLESEDSSVASSCETPSEKETTSLSSGEDNLEKLMELERLLAQAQQEKMSLIEDQVRLRESEMQALHEERSKRETLERKLQEETMLREELVQQQIKMRDHQVKQARPLTRYLPVRNTEFNLKTHIETAGHHLDMCPHVTVSPTSCRGFLHKMGNKFKTWHKRWFVFDRVKRSLVYYTDKTETRAKGGIYFQAIEEVYVDHLRTVKSPNHKLTFCVKTFDRTYYMVAPSPEAMRIWIDVIFTGAEGYQQFLS
- the LOC143078681 gene encoding uncharacterized protein LOC143078681 isoform X8 — protein: MMSLGNLPRYYNGFPNCRQEDVRLSDPDSTVKVHADKPHLVSLGSGRLSTAVTIIPLHNGRTDIGTVDAEVLPDLIIQGTGVEDDHCYIDNIHGVVTFTPLAKLCFIDQHLVCEPTRLTQGCMLCLGRSNYFRFNHPQEAKKIKEALPNCRISCAPIDFLQELDVNPEYMQVISDAAANVQKRSSSGSDKQKYLDRSSNNSCSSPKQSYLNKSPNQSYSERSPNHSYSEKSPKQSVFEKSPKHSFYENVPKQNSPKTLVTNNGDDTEFLDKVSKFELISHNRTSPTVKSPMRVMPPDTPYQGSPVNTINRRHNSSSGVSSHAGEKVFTRETVTTRVPASFLCGKSTTEHSPSTGSTSERVPSTGSTSSSSLTSVSSGATLSWNSDSPKLNISSDKTNHISPAGSKGSSPNSRSPLNSVAITPKQKEKKPFNFTESATSRVRNATDADLLAESIINGDFLGTCDIESNRNTFDGIDFNFDELTASQQDLTMKHRENVEERKKEQEQEKIEKQRLEEILSMCADYEKQIEDERVVQESPKPKTTAFSMQKFLERNNISSEVEKQTLPKDSLAYGVGQQYSHSTPKQGQESFTASYPVSSHVGHQTFSNTYSPTYTSSSSQIKSPHTVSNVSPLMNGPYNSYTSNAVTPSKGTPPPVSPKPVMTKSFDTFSTSVHNDLIQQSTPVTMSKQWTNQVRSKTPTNVGDQDNFSGAVTSNYNGGLPLGNRQIKESSSKRFSPPDYENDFVDSAKSVSFSSNVVAPSYGMSTMDSSHAAQQQFKGNNLPLTKGNNSQENSNSDLQEMSNKKEMYVSEDASPNHYTVLSENQSPRFDENSFKISQVQRPNQLPSFHDFTKEVHSLDRKDKSEYRGSMTKIKTNGSLAMLNSPNNPHKDVAHGFQMRRCSSNSSNSEEESTSGTNSEDTGTIKRRPELNRNKDNSLGGSPLQSPRLSPRMGSKSPQVTRRHFKADDKSNELLKSPTEQTQSVQNSFDYFNPAVNGMPFIDESYDNQRNNVTNQNHGIAFIDESYDNQRNNVTNQSHGIAFIDESYDNQRNNVTNQSHGIAFIDESYDNQRNNVTNQNHGIYENLQCRNNSVTNTRMVNGYQSTESNSVEMDQSFSRSRLSGGSTGSRKSDDRLTPVNNEALISKSRERLRSDSSMESSTSQQLDKLKQTKAELIKNIASLKQQIVEIETQENEAIRELEMERALLEGEHNTEMEELQQEQDRINALKLQQAELIERSAKEREKEIEIMDKKQEELFDLEKKHFETEQMLSSCHDREKEKIKEQFDREQESIEQKHKDFDDLEFKQLESEARYEEEKEKLQKKLMTDQNKLLERYKTRENRLQQIDSQQHDMLSSVRKDIENLEQSRLVLVEQLKKENTKLSELKKTIKTQTKTAEDILSDEEKHDSFSDINQNSSQKSSHSSSTTTVTNWLISPTNSAKGSTLIEQEKKRLVELKRRAADEGRAQWEERKLREANCKSFNSLESEDSSVASSCETPSEKETTSLSSGEDNLEKLMELERLLAQAQQEKMSLIEDQVRLRESEMQALHEERSKRETLERKLQEETMLREELVQQQIKMRDHQVKQARPLTRYLPVRNTEFNLKTHIETAGHHLDMCPHVTVSPTSCRGFLHKMGNKFKTWHKRWFVFDRVKRSLVYYTDKTETRAKGGIYFQAIEEVYVDHLRTVKSPNHKLTFCVKTFDRTYYMVAPSPEAMRIWIDVIFTGAEGYQQFLS
- the LOC143078681 gene encoding uncharacterized protein LOC143078681 isoform X7 translates to MMSLGNLPRYYNGFPNCRQEDVRLSDPDSTVKVHADKPHLVSLGSGRLSTAVTIIPLHNGRTDIGTVDAEVLPDLIIQGTGVEDDHCYIDNIHGVVTFTPLAKLCFIDQHLVCEPTRLTQGCMLCLGRSNYFRFNHPQEAKKIKEALPNCRISCAPIDFLQELDVNPEYMQVISDAAANVQKRSSSGSDKQKYLDRSSNNSCSSPKQSYLNKSPNQSYSERSPNHSYSEKSPKQSVFEKSPKHSFYENVPKQNSPKTLVTNNGDDTEFLDKVSKFELISHNRTSPTVKSPMRVMPPDTPYQGSPVNTINRRHNSSSGVSSHAGEKVFTRETVTTRVPASFLCGKSTTEHSPSTGSTSERVPSTGSTSSSSLTSVSSGATLSWNSDSPKLNISSDKTNHISPAGSKGSSPNSRSPLNSVAITPKQKEKKPFNFTESATSRVRNATDADLLAESIINGDFLGTCDIESNRNTFDGIDFNFDELTASQQDLTMKHRENVEERKKEQEQEKIEKQRLEEILSMCADYEKQIEDERVVQESPKPKTTAFSMQKFLERNNISSEVEKQTLPKDSLAYGVGQQYSHSTPKQGQESFTASYPVSSHVGHQTFSNTYSPTYTSSSSQIKSPHTVSNVSPLMNGPYNSYTSNAVTPSKGTPPPVSPKPVMTKSFDTFSTSVHNDLIQQSTPVTMSKQWTNQVRSKTPTNVGDQDNFSGAVTSNYNGGLPLGNRQIKESSSKRFSPPDYENDFVDSAKSVSFSSNVVAPSYGMSTMDSSHAAQQQFKGNNLPLTKGNNSQENSNSDLQEMSNKKEMYVSEDASPNHYTVLSENQSPRFDENSFKISQVQRPNQLPSFHDFTKEVHSLDRKDKSEYRGSMTKIKTNGSLAMLNSPNNPHKDVAHGFQMRRCSSNSSNSEEESTSGTNSEDTGTIKRRPELNRNKDNSLGGSPLQSPRLSPRMGSKSPQVTRRHFKADDKSNELLKSPTEQTQSVQNSFDYFNPAVNGMPFIDESYDNQRNNVTNQNHGIAFIDESYDNQRNNVTNQSHGIAFIDESYDNQRNNVTNQSHGIAFIDESYDNQRNNVTNQNHGIYENLQCRNNSVTNTRMVNGYQSTESNSVEMDQSFSRSRLSGGSTGSRKSDDRLTPVNNEALISKSRERLRSDSSMESSTSQQLDKLKQTKAELIKNIASLKQQIVEIETQENEAIRELEMERALLEGEHNTEMEELQQEQDRINALKLQQAELIERSAKEREKEIEIMDKKQEELFDLEKKHFETEQMLSSCHDREKEKIKEQFDREQESIEQKHKDFDDLEFKQLESEARYEEEKEKLQKKLMTDQNKLLERYKTRENRLQQIDSQQHDMLSSVRKDIENLEQSRLVLVEQLKKENTKLSELKKTIKTQTKTAEDILSDEEKHDSFSDINQNSSQKSSHSSSTTTVTNWLISPTNSAKVMFTGSTLIEQEKKRLVELKRRAADEGRAQWEERKLREANCKSFNSLESEDSSVASSCETPSEKETTSLSSGEDNLEKLMELERLLAQAQQEKMSLIEDQVRLRESEMQALHEERSKRETLERKLQEETMLREELVQQQIKMRDHQVKQARPLTRYLPVRNTEFNLKTHIETAGHHLDMCPHVTVSPTSCRGFLHKMGNKFKTWHKRWFVFDRVKRSLVYYTDKTETRAKGGIYFQAIEEVYVDHLRTVKSPNHKLTFCVKTFDRTYYMVAPSPEAMRIWIDVIFTGAEGYQQFLS
- the LOC143078681 gene encoding uncharacterized protein LOC143078681 isoform X6 codes for the protein MMSLGNLPRYYNGFPNCRQEDVRLSDPDSTVKVHADKPHLVSLGSGRLSTAVTIIPLHNGRTDIGTVDAEVLPDLIIQGTGVEDDHCYIDNIHGVVTFTPLAKLCFIDQHLVCEPTRLTQGCMLCLGRSNYFRFNHPQEAKKIKEALPNCRISCAPIDFLQELDVNPEYMQVISDAAANVQKRSSSGSDKQKYLDRSSNNSCSSPKQSYLNKSPNQSYSERSPNHSYSEKSPKQSVFEKSPKHSFYENVPKQNSPKTLVTNNGDDTEFLDKVSKFELISHNRTSPTVKSPMRVMPPDTPYQGSPVNTINRRHNSSSGVSSHAGEKVFTRETVTTRVPASFLCGKSTTEHSPSTGSTSERVPSTGSTSSSSLTSVSSGATLSWNSDSPKLNISSDKTNHISPAGSKGSSPNSRSPLNSVAITPKQKEKKPFNFTESATSRVRNATDADLLAESIINGDFLGTCDIESNRNTFDGIDFNFDELTASQQDLTMKHRENVEERKKEQEQEKIEKQRLEEILSMCADYEKQIEDERVVQESPKPKTTAFSMQKFLERNNISSEVEKQTLPKDSLAYGVGQQYSHSTPKQGQESFTASYPVSSHVGHQTFSNTYSPTYTSSSSQIKSPHTVSNVSPLMNGPYNSYTSNAVTPSKGTPPPVSPKPVMTKSFDTFSTSVHNDLIQQSTPVTMSKQWTNQVRSKTPTNVGDQDNFSGAVTSNYNGGLPLGNRQIKESSSKRFSPPDYENDFVDSAKSVSFSSNVVAPSYGMSTMDSSHAAQQQFKGNNLPLTKGNNSQENSNSDLQEMSNKKEMYVSEDASPNHYTVLSENQSPRFDENSFKISQVQRPNQLPSFHDFTKEVHSLDRKDKSEYRGSMTKIKTNGSLAMLNSPNNPHKDVAHGFQMRRCSSNSSNSEEESTSGTNSEDTGTIKRRPELNRNKDNSLGGSPLQSPRLSPRMGSKSPQVTRRHFKADDKSNELLKSPTEQTQSVQNSFDYFNPAVNGMPFIDESYDNQRNNVTNQNHGIAFIDESYDNQRNNVTNQSHGIAFIDESYDNQRNNVTNQSHGIAFIDESYDNQRNNVTNQNHGIYENLQCRNNSVTNTRMVNGYQSTESNSVEMDQSFSRSRLSGGSTGSRKSDDRLTPVNNEALISKSRERLRSDSSMESSTSQQLDKLKQTKAELIKNIASLKQQIVEIETQENEAIRELEMERALLEGEHNTEMEELQQEQDRINALKLQQAELIERSAKEREKEIEIMDKKQEELFDLEKKHFETEQMLSSCHDREKEKIKEQFDREQESIEQKHKDFDDLEFKQLESEARYEEEKEKLQKKLMTDQNKLLERYKTRENRLQQIDSQQHDMLSSVRKDIENLEQSRLVLVEQLKKENTKLSELKKTIKTQTKTAEDILSDEEKHDSFSDINQNSSQKSSHSSSTTTVTNWLISPTNSAKAVSSESGSTLIEQEKKRLVELKRRAADEGRAQWEERKLREANCKSFNSLESEDSSVASSCETPSEKETTSLSSGEDNLEKLMELERLLAQAQQEKMSLIEDQVRLRESEMQALHEERSKRETLERKLQEETMLREELVQQQIKMRDHQVKQARPLTRYLPVRNTEFNLKTHIETAGHHLDMCPHVTVSPTSCRGFLHKMGNKFKTWHKRWFVFDRVKRSLVYYTDKTETRAKGGIYFQAIEEVYVDHLRTVKSPNHKLTFCVKTFDRTYYMVAPSPEAMRIWIDVIFTGAEGYQQFLS